AAAAAGGCACGTCCAGATTCCCAATAAGCAGGTACAGAATCCAATAAAGTGAAAAGATTACTTGGGCCTACAATATCCACTCCTGCAGCATATACATCGGGAGTAAAGGCTAATCCGGCAAGAGTAGCATAGCCACCGTAGCTGCCACCCATAATGACCACTTTATTTTTATCGGCAACTCCATTATCAATCAGGTGCTTTACACCCCAGGTAATATCATCCTGCATAAGTTTTCCCCATTGCAGATCCCCGCCGTTTTGAAACTTTTTACCATATCCGCCACTCGCTCTGAAGTTTGGCTGTAACACAGCATAGCCCCTGTTCGCCAGAAATTGTACGATGGAATTATAGCCCCAATAATCTCTTGGTCCTTTTGGTCCTCCATGAACCAGTACGACTACAGGTACATTTTTACCCGAAGATCCTGCCGGTAATGTAAAATAGGCAGGGATTTCAAGGCCGTCACTACTTTTGTAGCTAATTGGAGTCATAGAAGCCAGATACTTTTCAACTTTCTTTAGTTCTGGTCTTGGAGTATACTGAAAAATTAATTCTTTTGTTTTAGTATCAAAAAAATAAGACTCAGAAACATATTTATCGCCCCAAACAGAAATTAAGAATTTCGAATAATCTTTTGTTGAGCTTGAAAAGTCAACCTCCTTGCCTGGAAATTTGCTTTGCAGGAATTTATAATTAGCTTCCCAGGTTTTATCTTTCCAGTAGTATTCGGTTTTATCGGCTGTATAAGACGTGTAAATAATTTTTCTTGTATTTCGGTCTATAGACAATCCTCCAAAATCTACTTTTCCCTTAGGGTCACTTTCTATTTTTGTGATTTGTTGAGTTTTGGGATCCATAAGAAATAACGCAGACTTATCCAGATCTCCTTTATTGGTTACCAGATAAAACTTTGAATTATCTTCATTCCATCTTGAAATATAAGCTTCTTCTGTTACCAATGTCTCGTAGATAGGAGTCAGTTTTTCACCATCTTTATAAAGAAATTGAGTTGTTCCTTTATCATCAGTTCTGTTTAAGATCCTGAGTTTTTCATCCCAATCAAAATTGTACCCTGTAATACGATCTTTATTTTCGAAGATCTTTTTCAATTCACCGGTAGAAATTTTTAAAGAATAGAGATCATGCCATGCTTTATCTCGATTATTTAATCCAATCATCAACAGATCAGGATCCTTTTTGCTCACCATATAAATTTGGGCAGCCACTTCATTAAGAGGAGTTAGATTTCTTGACTCAGGAACGCCGCTGGCCACTTTAGCCATTGGATCTACAGCGAAAATATTGATATTTTCATCTCCGTTTTTATCCTTTACATACAATATATATTTTCCATCTTCAGACCAAAAATATCCATTTAACGGCCTTTTACTGTCTGTTAATGGTTTTGCTTTTTCAAACGGTTCATCAAATTTTTTCACCCAGATATTCATGATTCCGCCATATTCTTTCAGGAATGAGATCCATTTTCCATCCGGGCTTAGCTGGCCACCGGAGATCTCGGGATTTCCAAAAAATAGTTTTCTGTCCAATAATTGAGCCTCTTGTGCCTTAAAGCTTTGAAACCCGATTATCAGGAGGAGTACATAAAAGATTTTTTTCATAGTTTTTTGATTTTGATATGGGTTAATTTAATCATTTATTTCCATAGAAAATAAAGATTTTAATTCTTTTTATTTGAAAATGTGAAGGTTATATTTACATGTTCAATTCAATTCAATCAAACGAAAGCAACCATTTTTACCAAAAAGAAGAATTTTTATCAATAAAAAACACTCATAATGCTTGCTTATTAACATAGAAATCTTTGCATATTTCCGGCACCTATTAAAACTTATAATGTCAGCATATAACTTTCAGATACTTTCTGAAAACCATATTTACCAAAAAAATGATGGGCACCGTGATTATCAACACCGCTTTCCAGCATAATAAAACTTACATTCCAGTTTTTGGATTCCTGGATCACCTCTTCTAGAAGCCTGCTTCCAAGAGATTGTCCTCGTACGGATTGATCCAAAAGCATATCTTCAAGAATAGCATATTTTTTAAATGGGCTGTTGATCACATTGAAAACCAACATTCCGACAATTTTTCCTTCTTCATTTTCAGCGATTAAAATATTCAGTTTTGAAGTTCCGTCATAATCATAATCATTCATAAGCTGTTCTGTGAATATTTTTCTAAGATCAGGGTTCCAATGCTGGGAATCCAGAGCCCTGCCATACATAATCTCACTGTGAGAGATATAGGAATCTGTTTTATGGGTAATAAAAAAGTCTACGAGTTCTTCAACACGCGTTTTATCAGTAAGCCATTTCGTAGTATATTTCATAAAAGGTATTATTTTATATTTTTTAATTCTTCAATCAACTTATTCTGTTTGTTGATAAAATGCTCCAGACTATCTGTTTTTAAAGGATGAGCGTTTTGATATTTTTCAATTTCAGGAAGTGTTTTTTTGATTTTGAAAGCCATATAGTAGCTGTAAATATTTTGGCTATTTTTAGTTATTTTTAAAGATAGTTCTTTTAGTTTTTGTGTTTTTACATTGTATTTATCCGAACTTTCTTTTACCAGATTGATTATGTTCTTTCTTAAAGCAGAATCATTAATGCTTTTTGCTCCATATTCAGCGTCTGAGTAATATTCATCATTTTTGCGGAGTATATCATTATATAGATCTTTTACTTTTCGGCTATCCTCCTGTAACAAGATAATTTTTTTATCTAAATTTTTTAAATTTTCATCGTTTTTAATTTGTTCATAATAAATTGCATCAAGCATATTTTGTCCTTTAATATATCTTGATGATGAGATTTTGGAGTCTGTATTATCTACTGCATTTTCTATGACCGGTTTGTTTTCTTTGCAGGAAATTACTGTTAAAGCCAATGCTGCTGCGAAAAGTATTTTTTTCATGTCATTATATTTTGTTGGTTTTATGGTATTAGTTGAAGATCTTGTAGAAATTGTTACACATGCTTACCGACAGAGTGTAAATCAATATTCTTATTCTTTAGATTTAAAATAACCGTCATACTTCCCATATCATCATTTACTTTTACTTCTAGTCTGTCATCCGATATTGATTGGGAATTCATGGTCAGCCTTTGAGTTCCTGGCAATATAATTTCCGGATTACTATTTAAATGCAAGATAGGCCTGTTGAAGGGGATGATAAAAATTTCATTCTCTAACAAAATGATGTCGGCTGTTGTGTAGGTAAGGGTAGGATCAATGGTGGTGGGGTTGGCAAAGCTGATTTCGACATTTTTTACCAACTGATGCTTTCTTCTTTTCATATAATGGAAGAAGTGATTCCGTTTCTGTTTCAGGTACAGGGCAATACCAATACTAATGAGAATAAAAAGTAAGACAGCTCCTGCAAAAAAAGAAGATAAATCTGAATCCATAAATACAAAAATAAAAAAACGGAGCCTGAAAACAGACTCCGCTTATAAAATTGTTGGCGCTAAAATTATTTACCTAAATAAGATTTAAGGATCTTACTTCTGGTATTGTGTTTTAGTCTCTTAATTGCTTTTTCTTTGATCTGACGAACTCTCTCTCTTGTAAGATCGAAAGTCTCACCAATTTCCTCTAAAGTCATTGGGTGTTTTCCGTTCAGTCCGAAGTATAATCTTACCAAGTCAGCCTCTCTTGGAGTTAAAGTATTCAATGCTCTTTCAATTTCAATTTGAAGAGATTCAAGCATTAAGTCTTTATCAGGGCTTGGAGATTCTCCTGAACGTAATACATCATAAAGATTAGAATCTTCACCTTCTACTAAAGGTGCATCCATAGACAGGTGTCTACCAGAGTTTTTCATAGATTCTTTAATATCTTCCTCACTCATATCAAGAACTTCAGCCAATTCTTCCGGAGAAGGTGGTCTTTCATTTCCTGCTCAAGGTGAGCGTATGCTTTATTAATTTTATTGATGGAACCAATTTTGTTCAACGGAAGTCTTACAATTCTTGATTGCTCAGCCAACGCCTGTAAAATTGATTGACGGATCCACCATACTGCATAAGAGATAAATTTGAAACCTCTAGTTTCATCGTACCTTTTTGCCGCCTTCATTAATCCTAAGTTACCCTCGTTAATCAAATCGGGTAAGGAAAGACCTTGGTTTTGGTATTGCTTAGATACAGAAACTACGAAACGAAGGTTGGCTTTAATTAATTTCTCCAATGCGGCTCTATCGCCAGCACGTATTCTTTGTGCCAATTCTACTTCCTCGTCCGCAGTAATCAGTTCCACTTTACCAATTTCCTGCAAATACTTGTCTAATGAAGCAGTTTCCCTGTTGGTAACCTGCTTAGTGATTTTTAATTGTCTCATTTATTTTATCCTCAAAAAAGAGTTACTATATATTATACGTATGGAAACATAAAAAGGTTACACAAGTTTTACTTTTTTATTAAATTTCTCACTCAAAAGGGGGTAGAGGCAGCTATATCATAGATTTAAAAGCTAAAAAAGAAAAATATAAATTAGATATCTATGCTATAGAAAGCAAAAATAATACCTTACTACAGTTTTATAGATATCAACTTATCTTTTTCCCTTCAGGAGGAGAATTGGTTAAATTTCAAAAAATTTTTGACAGGACGTTTACCTACCAACCATCATCCGTATCTCTTCACCAATTTCCTATCTACAAACAAAAAAAACGAAACCACAGTTCCGTTTTATCTATTATCTATAAGATTTTTTTAATTAAAATAGCTCGTTCAATACTTTAGCTAGTCTTAATCCTCCGTATAACAATTGTCTTTCAAGAGTATCATTGAACTTGTACTGATAGTCGTAAGATAATTTTGAACCATCAGGAGTCTGTGCATAGATCTTGTTGGCAATTTTGTGAGAATCGTACAACCAGTCTTCCAACGTTCCGGATTGAATCTGTGCTACTTCCTCTTTAGATTTAATATCCAAAAGCTTAGAATATTCTGTGTAGCTGTATTTTTGAGAATCTACTAATTTACCATCCCAAACAGAGTGTAAGTTAGTTTTGTCGCCAAAATACGTAACGTTGATTTTGTTTCCCCCTAAATCATCTGCTCTTCCTACGTGTAACGGCTGAGCAAGATCTCCCATAATATGGATAAGGAAGATTAAAGCAATCTTTCTGTCTTTTGCTGACGTTTTCTCATCCTTGATCTGGCTGGATAGGGTATTTACCTGAGTGTAAAGACTTGGCCCTGCCTGCATTTTTAAATTTTGATCAAAAGCTTTAAGATCTGTTTGAGGATCAATGTTTACATAATGCCATGATGAAGCCTGCTTCCAAACTCCGGTAGTATCAGATTTAATGAAATCCGGCCAGTTAGCCCAATATGCAAGACGTTCCTTGCCCATTATTTTTTTGATCTCTCTTTTCGCCTTTCTGGAAAGGTGATTTTCTGCAATATCTGCAATTACTCTGTGCCCCGTCAGTCCCCATGCATAAGAGTAAAGTGAAGAGGAAATGAATGCTAAAATCAGAATTTAGAATAAATACTTTTCATTTTAAATAACAATTTTCAGTCTGCAAAGATACAATCCCCTTTTCGAATGAACATGCATTATCTTAAATTTATTCCAAACGATGGTGTTAATAAAATTTAATCTGAATAAAATGATGAATTGTACTAGGTTTGGAGGTGAATTTTTGTGCATCAGATATTAGGATATGGTATGCGCGGCGCGGGGTTTTGAGTATATAATAGTATATATAATAAGGATATGGTGATAAACTTTCAAGCTTTCAATCGTTAGTCTAAAAGTATAATCGGCTGATAATGAGACTGTAGTTTTCAATTTCAACGTTTAAGCAAATTCTCTTATTACCGTATTTTTACGGAATTTACTGAAAAATATTCCTTTTAATGTCAATAAATTAGTATTTTTAAAATAAAATTATTGTTAAAATATTTTTTCAAACTTACGAGATATATTATCTTTACAAGTCATAATCACAGGAAACACTATGTATGAGAATAATATTGTAGACATGAATTACAATAAGCTACAGACAGATTTCAAAGCGGAGGCTGTAGCTGTAAATCTTTTGAAATATCACCGGGCAGTAAGCAATATATTTATTGAAAGAGTCGGGATAAACGATCGTGCTTATCTGAAAGATATAAAAAGCATTTCGAGCAGTTATTTAGGTTTTGATGAGGAAGTATTCACGATAGAAAGTTATAGGGAGGGAATTTATGATTACCTTCCGGAAGGGTTATTTCACCCGCCTTCTCTCGGAGCTTCCAGAAAAAATGTAGATACGGTTGTAAGAGAAATCAGAAAGCAGAAAAGAGTAGAGGACGATGCGCGAAAGTTTTTCCGTCCTTTTGAGCTGGAGGTTTTTTTCACAGAGATCAGTGCACTTCTAAAAGAGTCTGAATTTGATATTACAAGCAATACGGATGCTTTACTGGAAACAGTAAGGGAACTTTGGCCGCTTATCGATATGCTGGATAAGCAGAGTGCCTATATATTTATGCATATTCTGCCGTTTTTTCATCAGATTCGTGGCGATAAAAGATGGTTTGAAAGGTGTATGACCGCTTTCCTTCAGGTTCCGGTTAAAGTAACTTTCTCTCCCAACGTTATTGATGAAATTGAAAAAAATAATGATTCCATGCTGTTGGGGAATTCCAGATTGGGGGTCACCTATATTCCAAGTGGAAGGCATATGGACGGACAGCGCAATTGGGTAGTGAATATCGGCCCGATTCCTTATGAGGAAATGAAAAAGTATATCCCGGAAAGCCCATTCAGAAAAGTACTTCAAACATTGTATGATTATTTTCTGCCTATAACAGTAGATATAGAAGAAAATTTTGTTACGGAAAAACTGGAATACTCTTTCAGCCTTGAGGATGATGAAAGAAATGCCAGCCGCCTTGGATACTCTACATTCCTCTAAATTATTTTATTATATTTACAACTACCAACAAAGTATAAATTCGAAAAGAAAAAAATGGAAATTTCTTCAGTAAAAGGTATTTTTTTAAGGTATATTTTAATGCCTTTAATCGCAATCATCATGATGTTTATCCTGGGTATTATCAGGAGAAACAAGCCTGCGATCAAAATTAAAGTAATTATTGTATACGTTCTTCTGTGCAGTTTATGCCTGGCTCTACCAGGTTTTTTTGGATTTGCCGGAAATCTTTTTAATCCGTACTGGTATCTTATTGCACAGGTTATTTATCTTATTTTTGGGATTATTCATGTCAATTTATTACACAAATATTTCAAGAAACATATTGATTCTCTGGCAATGAGTATTCTGTTTGAATCTATACTTTCATTGACGTGTATTACATTAGGAGGATATTTGTTTACCCTGTTATTCAACTGGATGAGTAAAGATACAGGATATGCTGTGATGGCTGCTACAAGTATGTTGATTTTTGTAGTTCCTATGGTATTCTATTACTGCTATATTCAGTTTATCAGCATTCCTTTTGATATTTATAAAACATGGAGATATTCACCGGAACAAAAGCTTCCTGACTTTGAAGGAGCAGATTTTGATCGTCTGATGGTT
This is a stretch of genomic DNA from Chryseobacterium tructae. It encodes these proteins:
- a CDS encoding alpha/beta hydrolase family protein is translated as MKKIFYVLLLIIGFQSFKAQEAQLLDRKLFFGNPEISGGQLSPDGKWISFLKEYGGIMNIWVKKFDEPFEKAKPLTDSKRPLNGYFWSEDGKYILYVKDKNGDENINIFAVDPMAKVASGVPESRNLTPLNEVAAQIYMVSKKDPDLLMIGLNNRDKAWHDLYSLKISTGELKKIFENKDRITGYNFDWDEKLRILNRTDDKGTTQFLYKDGEKLTPIYETLVTEEAYISRWNEDNSKFYLVTNKGDLDKSALFLMDPKTQQITKIESDPKGKVDFGGLSIDRNTRKIIYTSYTADKTEYYWKDKTWEANYKFLQSKFPGKEVDFSSSTKDYSKFLISVWGDKYVSESYFFDTKTKELIFQYTPRPELKKVEKYLASMTPISYKSSDGLEIPAYFTLPAGSSGKNVPVVVLVHGGPKGPRDYWGYNSIVQFLANRGYAVLQPNFRASGGYGKKFQNGGDLQWGKLMQDDITWGVKHLIDNGVADKNKVVIMGGSYGGYATLAGLAFTPDVYAAGVDIVGPSNLFTLLDSVPAYWESGRAFLYGMVGDPKTEEGKKLMREASPLFSVNKINRPLLIIQGANDPRVKQAEADQIVIALRDKGKKVNYILADDEGHGFRKPVNSMAMYAETEKFLSEVIGGRYQKDMPEDVAKRLKEMTVDITKVTYTPTEKAKETKSKK
- a CDS encoding TssN family type VI secretion system protein, giving the protein MEISSVKGIFLRYILMPLIAIIMMFILGIIRRNKPAIKIKVIIVYVLLCSLCLALPGFFGFAGNLFNPYWYLIAQVIYLIFGIIHVNLLHKYFKKHIDSLAMSILFESILSLTCITLGGYLFTLLFNWMSKDTGYAVMAATSMLIFVVPMVFYYCYIQFISIPFDIYKTWRYSPEQKLPDFEGADFDRLMVLNVELSKKLEDSNRFRIKAKTLPTGITFGDWFYRVVDDYNHKNPGSIIHLSDEVREPYYWIFYTKKSFFSFRKYIDFDQDITTNNISENEVVICKRVIQHEEEGVARKS
- a CDS encoding type VI secretion system baseplate subunit TssG; this encodes MNYNKLQTDFKAEAVAVNLLKYHRAVSNIFIERVGINDRAYLKDIKSISSSYLGFDEEVFTIESYREGIYDYLPEGLFHPPSLGASRKNVDTVVREIRKQKRVEDDARKFFRPFELEVFFTEISALLKESEFDITSNTDALLETVRELWPLIDMLDKQSAYIFMHILPFFHQIRGDKRWFERCMTAFLQVPVKVTFSPNVIDEIEKNNDSMLLGNSRLGVTYIPSGRHMDGQRNWVVNIGPIPYEEMKKYIPESPFRKVLQTLYDYFLPITVDIEENFVTEKLEYSFSLEDDERNASRLGYSTFL
- a CDS encoding GNAT family N-acetyltransferase; this encodes MKYTTKWLTDKTRVEELVDFFITHKTDSYISHSEIMYGRALDSQHWNPDLRKIFTEQLMNDYDYDGTSKLNILIAENEEGKIVGMLVFNVINSPFKKYAILEDMLLDQSVRGQSLGSRLLEEVIQESKNWNVSFIMLESGVDNHGAHHFFGKYGFQKVSESYMLTL